From Micromonospora rhizosphaerae, the proteins below share one genomic window:
- the sufD gene encoding Fe-S cluster assembly protein SufD, whose product MTTQASAPPSTKSQALRSYDVADFPALTGLEEEWRFTPLKRLRGLATADTSAATGRGVTVEHPRLPAGVSVRFVEPTDASVASVLVPIDRISALAHAGAARVAVVEVAAEAVVSEPVVVRLLGAYPEELSFARTQVQVGRFAEATVVFSQEGSATLADNVEVTVGDGAKLTLVTVADWAPDAVQAQHIKIKLGRDARVVHVQVSLGGDLVRQYTSVEYTDRGGEAELYGVYFADSGQHLEHRQLVDHTVPDCRSYVGYRGALQGESAHTVWVGDVLIRAEATGTDTYEINRNLLLTDGARADSVPNLEIETGEIAGAGHASATGRFDDEQLFYLMARGIPEAEARRLVVRGFFAELINKIPVEELRERLGDAIEARLTKAGA is encoded by the coding sequence ATGACTACCCAGGCTTCCGCGCCGCCCAGCACCAAGTCGCAGGCGCTCCGCTCGTACGACGTCGCCGACTTCCCGGCCCTGACCGGCCTGGAGGAGGAGTGGCGTTTCACCCCGCTCAAGCGCCTGCGCGGCCTGGCCACGGCGGACACTTCGGCCGCCACCGGCCGGGGCGTCACCGTGGAGCACCCGCGCCTGCCGGCCGGGGTGTCGGTGCGGTTCGTCGAGCCGACCGACGCCAGCGTCGCGTCGGTGCTCGTGCCGATCGACCGGATCAGCGCGCTGGCCCACGCTGGGGCGGCACGGGTCGCGGTGGTCGAGGTGGCGGCCGAGGCCGTGGTGTCCGAGCCGGTTGTCGTCCGGCTGCTGGGCGCGTACCCCGAGGAGCTCTCCTTCGCCCGGACCCAGGTCCAGGTGGGCCGGTTCGCCGAGGCGACGGTCGTGTTCTCCCAGGAGGGCTCGGCCACGCTGGCCGACAACGTCGAGGTGACGGTCGGCGACGGGGCCAAGCTGACCCTGGTCACCGTGGCCGACTGGGCGCCCGACGCGGTGCAGGCGCAGCACATCAAGATCAAGCTTGGTCGGGACGCCCGGGTGGTGCACGTCCAGGTCAGCCTCGGCGGCGACCTGGTCCGCCAGTACACCTCGGTCGAGTACACCGACCGGGGCGGCGAGGCCGAGCTGTACGGCGTCTACTTCGCCGACTCCGGCCAGCACCTGGAGCACCGCCAGCTGGTCGACCACACCGTGCCGGACTGCCGCAGCTACGTCGGCTACCGGGGCGCCCTGCAGGGGGAGAGCGCGCACACCGTCTGGGTGGGTGACGTGCTGATCCGCGCCGAGGCGACCGGTACCGACACGTACGAGATCAACCGGAACCTGCTGCTCACCGACGGCGCCCGGGCGGACTCCGTACCGAATCTGGAGATCGAGACCGGCGAGATCGCCGGCGCCGGCCACGCCAGCGCGACCGGCCGCTTCGACGACGAGCAGCTGTTCTACCTGATGGCCCGGGGCATCCCGGAGGCCGAGGCCCGCCGCCTGGTGGTCCGCGGCTTCTTCGCCGAGCTGATCAACAAGATCCCGGTCGAGGAGCTGCGCGAGCGGCTCGGCGACGCGATCGAGGCGCGACTCACCAAGGCCGGCGCCTGA
- the sufB gene encoding Fe-S cluster assembly protein SufB: MTEQIVQPLTQEEQLAALGRYEYGWADPDVAGASAQRGLNEAVVRDISAKKNEPAWMLDLRLKGLRLFDRKPMPAWGADLTGIDFDNIKYFVRSTEKQATSWEDLPEDIKNTYDRLGIPEAEKQRLVAGVAAQYESEVVYHKIREDLEEQGVIFLDTDTALKEHEDIFKEYFGTVIPVGDNKFAALNTSVWSGGSFIYVPKGVHVEIPLQAYFRINTENMGQFERTLIIVDEGAYVHYVEGCTAPLYSSDSLHSAVVEIIVKKNARCRYTTIQNWSNNVYNLVTKRAVCHEGATMEWVDGNIGSKVTMKYPAVYMTGEHAKGEVLSVAMAGEGQHQDAGAKMVHAAPHTSSTIVSKSIARGGGRTSYRGLVQVLEGSHSSRSTVKCDALLVDTISRSDTYPYVDIREDDVSMGHEATVSKISDDQLFYLMSRGLSEDEAMAMIVRGFIEPIAKELPMEYALELNRLIELQMEGAVG, translated from the coding sequence ATGACCGAGCAGATCGTCCAGCCCCTGACCCAGGAGGAGCAGCTCGCCGCCCTGGGCCGCTACGAGTACGGCTGGGCCGACCCCGACGTCGCCGGGGCCTCCGCTCAGCGCGGCCTCAACGAGGCGGTGGTGCGGGACATCTCGGCGAAGAAGAACGAGCCGGCCTGGATGCTCGACCTGCGGCTGAAGGGCCTGCGGCTGTTCGACCGCAAGCCGATGCCGGCCTGGGGCGCCGACCTCACCGGGATCGACTTCGACAACATCAAGTACTTCGTCCGCTCGACGGAGAAGCAGGCCACCAGCTGGGAGGACCTGCCGGAGGACATCAAGAACACCTACGACCGGCTGGGCATCCCGGAGGCGGAGAAGCAGCGGCTGGTCGCCGGTGTCGCGGCGCAGTACGAGTCCGAGGTGGTCTACCACAAGATCCGTGAGGACCTCGAGGAGCAGGGTGTCATCTTCCTGGACACCGACACCGCCCTCAAGGAGCACGAGGACATCTTCAAGGAGTACTTCGGCACGGTGATCCCGGTCGGCGACAACAAGTTCGCCGCGCTGAACACCTCCGTGTGGTCCGGTGGCTCGTTCATCTATGTGCCGAAGGGCGTGCACGTGGAGATCCCGCTGCAGGCCTACTTCCGGATCAACACGGAGAACATGGGCCAGTTCGAGCGGACCCTGATCATCGTCGACGAGGGTGCGTACGTGCACTACGTCGAGGGCTGCACCGCGCCGCTCTACTCCTCGGACTCGCTGCACAGCGCGGTCGTGGAGATCATCGTCAAGAAGAACGCGCGCTGCCGCTACACGACCATCCAGAACTGGTCGAACAACGTCTACAACCTGGTCACCAAGCGCGCCGTCTGCCACGAGGGCGCGACCATGGAGTGGGTCGACGGCAACATCGGCTCCAAGGTCACCATGAAGTACCCGGCGGTCTACATGACCGGCGAGCACGCCAAGGGCGAGGTGCTCTCGGTGGCCATGGCCGGCGAGGGCCAGCACCAGGACGCGGGCGCCAAGATGGTGCACGCCGCGCCGCACACCAGCAGCACCATCGTGTCGAAGTCGATCGCCCGGGGTGGCGGCCGCACCTCGTACCGCGGCCTGGTGCAGGTGCTGGAGGGTTCGCACAGCAGCCGGAGCACGGTCAAGTGCGACGCGCTGCTGGTCGACACCATCTCCCGCTCGGACACCTACCCGTACGTCGACATCCGCGAGGACGACGTGTCGATGGGGCACGAGGCGACCGTCTCCAAGATCAGCGACGACCAGCTCTTCTACCTGATGAGCCGGGGGCTGAGCGAGGACGAGGCGATGGCGATGATCGTGCGCGGCTTCATCGAGCCGATCGCCAAGGAACTCCCGATGGAGTACGCCCTGGAGCTCAACCGCCTGATCGAGCTCCAGATGGAGGGCGCGGTCGGCTGA
- a CDS encoding COX15/CtaA family protein encodes MKPSVRFPVSASLLRRLAYASIIANVAIVVTGGAVRLTASGLGCPTWPRCTDASYHTTPEMGVHGMIEFGNRLLTFAVGIIALAVLLAVLAQRPRRRGLLPLAIAVFLGIPAQAVIGGITVLTNLNPWVVGLHFLASMAVIAAAYALWRRIADPDGPAVATVPGPLRTLALLTTLVSAAVLVVGTWVTGSGPHAGDQGAARNGLDPESISQVHADGVFLLIGLSVALIFAFRAVGATRATRAAVVLVAVELGQGLIGFVQYFTHLPAALVAAHMLGSCLVLLAALGVLWSTRERRPVEPTPTATPAAEPVTAAA; translated from the coding sequence GTGAAGCCTTCCGTCCGGTTCCCGGTCTCCGCCTCGCTGCTGCGCCGCCTCGCGTACGCCTCGATCATCGCGAACGTGGCGATCGTGGTCACCGGCGGGGCGGTCCGGCTCACCGCCTCCGGCCTCGGCTGCCCCACCTGGCCCCGGTGCACCGACGCGTCGTACCACACGACGCCGGAGATGGGCGTGCACGGGATGATCGAGTTCGGCAACCGGCTGCTGACCTTCGCGGTGGGGATCATCGCGCTGGCCGTGCTGCTCGCCGTGCTGGCCCAGCGGCCCCGCCGGCGCGGGCTGCTGCCGCTGGCGATCGCGGTCTTCCTGGGCATCCCCGCGCAGGCGGTGATCGGCGGGATCACCGTGCTGACCAACCTCAACCCGTGGGTGGTCGGGCTGCACTTCCTCGCCTCGATGGCGGTGATCGCGGCCGCGTACGCCCTCTGGCGGCGGATCGCCGACCCGGACGGCCCGGCGGTGGCCACCGTGCCCGGGCCGCTGCGCACGCTGGCGCTGCTCACGACGCTGGTGAGCGCGGCGGTGCTGGTGGTGGGCACGTGGGTGACCGGCAGCGGCCCGCACGCCGGCGACCAGGGCGCCGCCCGCAACGGCCTGGACCCCGAGTCGATCTCCCAGGTGCACGCCGACGGGGTGTTCCTGCTGATCGGGCTCTCCGTGGCGCTGATCTTCGCCTTCCGGGCGGTCGGCGCGACCCGGGCGACGCGGGCCGCCGTGGTGCTGGTCGCGGTGGAGCTGGGTCAGGGCCTGATCGGCTTCGTGCAGTACTTCACCCACCTGCCGGCGGCGCTGGTCGCCGCGCACATGCTCGGCTCCTGCCTGGTGCTGCTGGCCGCCCTGGGGGTGCTCTGGTCGACCCGCGAGCGCCGCCCCGTCGAGCCGACCCCGACCGCCACCCCGGCCGCCGAGCCGGTCACCGCGGCCGCCTGA
- a CDS encoding helix-turn-helix transcriptional regulator encodes MELSQAASADLSTRDRVTQLLLERGATTAAQLGSALGLSPAAIRRHLDAMLADGDVVAREQAVRGTRGRGRPAKVFLLTDAARVRCGTHHYDNMATAALRWIARNGGSEAVEAFAADQVATLEARCRAAMEDAGDDPLARAEALAGALTAEGYAANASTIASGGQLCQHHCPVAHVAAEFPQLCEAETAVISRLVGTHVQRLATIAHGDGVCTTHIPTQPRMSGKTVTTVRTDK; translated from the coding sequence CTGGAGTTGTCGCAGGCCGCGTCCGCCGATCTTTCCACCCGCGACCGGGTCACCCAGCTGCTGCTGGAGCGGGGGGCGACCACCGCCGCGCAGCTCGGCTCGGCGCTCGGGCTCAGCCCGGCGGCGATCCGCCGGCACCTCGACGCGATGCTGGCCGACGGCGACGTGGTCGCCCGCGAGCAGGCCGTCCGGGGCACCCGCGGGCGGGGCCGCCCGGCCAAGGTCTTCCTGCTGACGGACGCGGCCCGGGTCCGCTGCGGCACCCACCACTACGACAACATGGCCACCGCCGCGCTGCGCTGGATCGCCCGCAACGGCGGGTCGGAGGCGGTCGAGGCGTTCGCCGCCGATCAGGTCGCCACCCTGGAGGCCCGCTGTCGCGCGGCCATGGAGGACGCCGGCGACGACCCCCTCGCGCGGGCGGAGGCACTCGCCGGGGCGCTGACCGCCGAGGGCTACGCTGCCAACGCGTCCACGATCGCCTCCGGCGGCCAGCTGTGTCAGCACCACTGCCCGGTGGCGCACGTGGCCGCCGAGTTTCCCCAGCTGTGCGAGGCCGAGACCGCGGTGATCTCCCGTCTGGTCGGCACCCACGTGCAGCGCCTGGCCACCATCGCGCACGGCGACGGGGTGTGCACCACGCACATCCCCACTCAGCCACGCATGTCCGGTAAGACCGTCACCACTGTGAGGACAGATAAATGA